A single window of Archangium gephyra DNA harbors:
- the pabB gene encoding aminodeoxychorismate synthase component I produces MRTLIIDNYDSFTFNLFQLISEVNGEEPIVVRNDQIAWRDIAGLGLDNIVLSPGPGHPANRSDFGVCRDALEHSELPILGVCLGHQGLGHVSGGQVTHAPVPMHGRLSRVAHSGDPLFAGIPAVFDVVRYHSLIVAEPLPESLERIAWTEEDGLVMAVRHRSRPFWGVQYHPESISTCYGRELLANFRDLTRRFHEARPPRSQPSSRALSVVPRAAPVEPAPVRFEVHARKLATTPDPESVFVHLYGQSDDAFWLDSSLVDPRLSRFSFMGDASGPHALTVEFRGPEELTIRQGGQQSRQQGKLLDFLARELALRQVDSPELPFDFNCGFVGYLGYELRDECGSPRRFRSPEPDACLILADRLIAFDHQRGETWLVCLQPRGRGSLAEQWFAGMEARLAGIPLVPPPAAMPVSEPAPIALSRGRETYLEDIQRCLEKIGDGESYEVCLTNKLHLPQTPDPLLYYRLQRRRNPVPYAAFLRFGGLAVCCSSPERFLRVERGGWVESKPIKGTRRRGESAEADEALRRDLASSEKDHAENLMIVDLVRNDLGLVCEVGSVHVPKLMDVETYATVHQLVSTVRGRLRPGFSAVDCVRAAFPGGSMTGAPKLRTMEIIDSLELEARGVYSGTIGFFGCSGAADLNIVIRTAVMMPERTTVGVGGAIIALSEPEEEFAEILLKGRSLLETFEQARDAAVPSRGDLRVKGTG; encoded by the coding sequence ATGCGGACGCTGATAATCGACAACTACGACTCTTTCACCTTCAACCTCTTCCAGTTGATCAGCGAGGTGAATGGCGAAGAGCCGATCGTGGTCCGCAACGACCAGATCGCATGGCGGGACATTGCCGGGCTGGGGCTCGACAACATCGTCCTCTCGCCGGGCCCCGGCCATCCGGCCAACCGCTCGGACTTCGGCGTGTGCCGCGATGCGTTGGAGCACTCCGAGCTGCCCATCCTCGGCGTATGCCTGGGGCACCAGGGCCTGGGCCACGTGTCCGGCGGCCAGGTGACGCACGCGCCCGTGCCGATGCACGGGAGGCTCAGCCGCGTGGCCCACAGCGGGGACCCGCTGTTCGCCGGCATCCCCGCCGTCTTCGACGTGGTGCGCTACCACTCGCTCATCGTCGCGGAGCCTCTGCCCGAGTCGCTCGAGCGCATCGCCTGGACGGAGGAGGACGGGCTGGTGATGGCGGTGCGCCACCGCTCGCGGCCGTTCTGGGGCGTGCAATACCACCCCGAGTCCATCAGCACCTGCTACGGGCGGGAGTTGCTCGCCAACTTCCGCGACCTCACCCGGCGCTTCCATGAGGCACGGCCCCCGCGCTCCCAGCCGTCGTCGCGCGCGCTGTCCGTGGTGCCCCGCGCGGCGCCGGTGGAGCCCGCGCCGGTGCGGTTCGAGGTCCACGCGCGCAAGCTCGCCACCACGCCGGATCCGGAGTCCGTCTTCGTCCACCTCTACGGGCAGTCGGATGACGCGTTCTGGCTGGACAGCAGCCTGGTGGATCCGCGCCTCTCGCGCTTCTCCTTCATGGGCGACGCGAGCGGTCCGCACGCGCTCACCGTGGAATTCCGCGGCCCCGAGGAGCTGACGATTCGCCAGGGGGGCCAGCAGTCGCGCCAGCAGGGCAAGCTGCTGGACTTCCTCGCGCGCGAGCTGGCGCTGCGCCAGGTGGACTCGCCGGAGCTGCCCTTCGACTTCAACTGCGGCTTCGTCGGTTATCTCGGCTACGAGTTGCGGGACGAGTGCGGCTCGCCGCGCCGGTTCCGCTCGCCCGAGCCCGATGCCTGTCTCATCCTGGCGGACCGGCTCATCGCGTTCGATCACCAGCGAGGCGAGACCTGGCTGGTGTGCCTCCAGCCGCGAGGCAGGGGCTCGTTGGCCGAGCAGTGGTTCGCGGGGATGGAGGCGCGGCTCGCCGGCATTCCTCTCGTGCCACCGCCCGCCGCCATGCCCGTGAGCGAGCCCGCGCCGATCGCCCTCAGCCGCGGGCGGGAGACGTACCTGGAGGACATCCAGCGGTGCCTGGAGAAGATCGGCGACGGTGAGAGCTACGAGGTCTGCCTCACCAACAAGCTGCACCTGCCCCAGACGCCGGATCCGCTGCTCTACTACCGGCTGCAGCGGCGGCGGAACCCGGTGCCCTACGCGGCGTTCCTGCGGTTCGGCGGGCTGGCGGTGTGCTGCTCGTCGCCGGAGCGCTTCCTGCGTGTGGAGCGCGGGGGCTGGGTGGAGTCCAAGCCCATCAAGGGCACGCGCCGGCGGGGCGAGAGCGCCGAGGCCGACGAGGCGCTGCGCCGCGACCTCGCCTCCTCCGAGAAGGACCACGCCGAGAACCTGATGATCGTGGACCTGGTGCGCAACGACCTCGGCTTGGTGTGCGAGGTGGGCAGCGTGCATGTGCCCAAGCTGATGGACGTGGAGACGTACGCCACGGTCCACCAGCTCGTCAGCACGGTGCGCGGGCGTCTGCGGCCCGGGTTCTCCGCGGTGGACTGCGTCCGCGCCGCCTTTCCAGGCGGGTCCATGACTGGCGCGCCCAAGCTGCGCACCATGGAGATCATCGACTCGCTGGAGCTGGAGGCCCGGGGCGTGTACTCGGGAACCATCGGCTTCTTCGGGTGCTCCGGCGCGGCGGATCTCAACATCGTGATCCGCACGGCGGTGATGATGCCGGAGCGCACCACCGTGGGCGTGGGTGGCGCCATCATCGCGTTGTCGGAGCCCGAGGAGGAGTTCGCGGAGATCCTGCTCAAGGGCCGGTCGCTGCTGGAGACGTTCGAGCAGGCGCGAGACGCGGCCGTCCCATCGCGGGGAGACCTTCGCGTGAAGGGAACGGGGTGA
- a CDS encoding MFS transporter codes for MTAPAVDQGGGQPAPRLWANANFRALFVGQTISLIGDGVSFAMFPLLVLALTGSGTQMGLVGALEMLPAALFSPIAGALADRWDRRRVMMGCNLARAVLMGLVPLAGVVGVPVLPVIYAVVVPFGALNALFNSAYFASLPAIVGQESLASATSTLMAARWVGNVLGPALAGVIAARWDPQLGLAFDALTFVVAYAALHFTRGPFQSANAVARGSLTAEVREGLEYAAGQPVLVATMLLSCGVEAVTYQLVPMTTFLTQMDRGLPPSTFGLLVAVFGAGMLPGLLLVPRLSRGRVWPSILLANLVAGLSLALLALSGGLPLMLVASALCGGANSLTLSLLSTRWARLTPNEMLGRVGSLYTLATRILGPVSAVTVGAVLDRSGGVAALGMAGAFLVCLTAAFALSPGFRGAHEARSPGPSAG; via the coding sequence GTGACGGCTCCGGCGGTGGATCAGGGCGGCGGGCAGCCGGCGCCCCGGCTCTGGGCGAACGCGAACTTCCGCGCGCTGTTCGTCGGCCAGACCATCTCCCTCATCGGGGACGGTGTGTCGTTCGCGATGTTCCCGCTGCTGGTGTTGGCGCTGACGGGCTCCGGGACGCAGATGGGGTTGGTGGGCGCGCTGGAGATGCTGCCGGCGGCGCTGTTCAGCCCCATCGCCGGGGCGCTCGCGGACCGGTGGGATCGCCGCCGCGTCATGATGGGATGCAACCTGGCGCGCGCGGTCTTGATGGGGCTGGTGCCGCTGGCGGGCGTGGTGGGCGTGCCGGTGCTCCCCGTCATCTATGCGGTCGTCGTTCCCTTCGGCGCGCTCAACGCGCTGTTCAACTCGGCGTACTTCGCCTCGTTGCCGGCCATCGTGGGTCAGGAGTCGCTGGCGTCCGCCACCTCCACGCTGATGGCGGCGCGGTGGGTGGGCAACGTGCTGGGCCCGGCGCTGGCCGGCGTCATCGCGGCGCGCTGGGATCCTCAGCTGGGACTGGCATTCGATGCGCTCACCTTCGTGGTCGCGTACGCGGCGCTGCACTTCACGCGCGGCCCGTTCCAGAGCGCCAACGCGGTAGCGCGCGGCTCCCTGACCGCGGAGGTGCGCGAGGGGCTGGAGTACGCGGCGGGCCAGCCCGTCCTGGTGGCCACCATGCTCCTGAGCTGCGGGGTCGAGGCCGTCACTTACCAGCTCGTGCCGATGACGACATTCCTCACCCAGATGGATCGCGGCCTGCCGCCGTCCACCTTCGGCCTGCTGGTGGCGGTATTCGGCGCCGGGATGCTGCCAGGGCTGCTGCTGGTGCCGAGGCTCTCGCGGGGGAGGGTCTGGCCGTCCATCCTGCTGGCCAATCTGGTGGCTGGCTTGTCGCTGGCGCTGCTCGCGCTGAGCGGGGGGCTGCCGCTGATGCTGGTGGCCTCGGCGCTGTGTGGCGGCGCCAACTCGCTCACCCTGTCGTTGCTGTCCACCCGCTGGGCGCGGCTGACGCCCAACGAGATGCTGGGGCGCGTGGGCAGTCTCTACACGCTGGCGACCCGGATCCTCGGGCCGGTGTCGGCCGTCACCGTGGGCGCCGTGCTGGACCGGTCCGGCGGCGTGGCCGCGCTCGGGATGGCGGGGGCCTTCCTCGTCTGCCTCACCGCCGCCTTCGCGCTCTCCCCCGGCTTCCGGGGCGCGCACGAGGCCCGATCGCCAGGCCCCAGCGCGGGTTGA
- a CDS encoding chorismate mutase codes for MSESKPSPEANPLAGLREQLDAIDVTLVETLARRLQLCGEIALRKRAHNIPMMQQGRVEFVKQRCAEMGAARGLDPDFVRRLYTLIIDEACRLEDLLINEGHEPPK; via the coding sequence ATGAGTGAATCGAAGCCATCCCCCGAGGCCAATCCCCTGGCGGGCCTGCGCGAGCAGCTCGACGCCATCGACGTGACGCTGGTGGAGACACTGGCGCGGCGGCTCCAGCTGTGCGGAGAGATCGCCCTGCGCAAGCGGGCGCACAACATCCCGATGATGCAGCAGGGCCGGGTGGAGTTCGTGAAGCAGCGCTGCGCGGAGATGGGCGCGGCGCGCGGGCTGGATCCGGACTTCGTGCGGCGGTTGTACACGCTCATCATCGACGAGGCGTGCCGGCTGGAGGACCTCCTCATCAACGAGGGGCACGAGCCGCCGAAGTAA
- a CDS encoding PLP-dependent aminotransferase family protein, with translation MPPDSSNPPPLPMASWLRQVARTPQQDSFELLSRPGMLSLALGLPAAELFPGDALARAAGSLSSVAALQYRAPEESLKPHVIELMSARGVRCSASQIFFTVGAQQGMSLLLRLLLDPGQEVMAEEISYTGFAGALAPHDCRLLTVPTNVETGIDVDAVEALLRGGARPRVLYVMADGHNPLGVSLPLEKRRRLAALAREYAFYILEDDAYGQLCFGANSPAIRSFEDRWVLYIGSFSKILAPSLRLGWVVVPEELAAELANVKEGSDLDVASFSQHVASAALGTGFLGKHIAALKEEYRQRRDAMERALAAHFPSSASWSHPEGGFFTWVDLPRHLNATQLLRRSADEERVAFMPGGAFSMRPGAGDSCMRLSFSYCAPAVIEDGVARLGRLLRSV, from the coding sequence ATGCCTCCTGACTCCTCGAACCCGCCCCCTCTTCCGATGGCGAGCTGGCTGCGCCAGGTTGCCCGGACGCCTCAACAGGACTCGTTCGAGCTGCTGTCCCGGCCAGGGATGTTGTCACTGGCGCTCGGTCTCCCGGCGGCCGAACTGTTTCCGGGGGATGCGCTGGCCCGTGCCGCGGGGTCGCTGAGCTCGGTGGCCGCGCTCCAATACCGCGCGCCCGAGGAATCGCTCAAACCCCATGTCATCGAGCTGATGAGCGCCCGCGGCGTGCGGTGCTCCGCGTCGCAGATCTTCTTCACCGTGGGTGCGCAGCAGGGGATGAGCCTGCTGCTGCGGCTGCTGTTGGATCCAGGCCAGGAGGTGATGGCCGAGGAGATCTCATACACCGGCTTCGCCGGCGCGCTGGCGCCACACGACTGCCGGCTGCTGACGGTGCCCACGAACGTGGAGACGGGCATCGACGTGGACGCGGTGGAGGCCCTGCTGCGCGGCGGGGCGCGGCCACGGGTGTTGTACGTGATGGCGGATGGGCACAACCCGCTGGGGGTGAGCCTGCCGCTGGAAAAGCGGCGGCGGCTGGCGGCGCTGGCGCGCGAGTACGCGTTCTACATCCTGGAGGACGATGCCTACGGGCAGCTGTGCTTCGGAGCGAACTCGCCAGCGATCCGGTCCTTCGAGGACCGGTGGGTGCTGTACATCGGCTCGTTCTCCAAGATCCTCGCGCCGTCGCTGCGGCTGGGCTGGGTGGTGGTGCCGGAGGAGCTGGCGGCGGAGCTGGCCAACGTCAAGGAGGGCTCGGACCTCGACGTGGCGAGCTTCTCGCAGCACGTCGCGAGCGCGGCGCTGGGGACGGGGTTCCTGGGCAAGCACATCGCGGCGCTCAAGGAGGAATACCGCCAGCGGCGGGACGCGATGGAGCGGGCGCTCGCCGCGCACTTTCCATCCAGCGCGAGCTGGAGCCACCCCGAGGGCGGTTTCTTCACCTGGGTGGACCTGCCGCGGCACTTGAACGCCACGCAGCTGCTGCGGCGCTCCGCGGACGAGGAGCGGGTAGCGTTCATGCCCGGAGGCGCGTTCTCGATGCGCCCCGGCGCCGGGGACAGTTGCATGCGCCTGTCCTTCTCGTACTGCGCGCCCGCCGTCATCGAGGACGGCGTGGCGCGGCTCGGGCGGCTGCTGCGGTCCGTCTAG
- a CDS encoding amidinotransferase yields the protein MRPSPIRPEPTPARSPVNIHNEWDPLEEIIVGSLEGMVIPPWEPGMAGPMYEPHFPLFKTQGGKPWPAELARKAEQELEGLVRVLEAEGVKVRRPAPVDWSKAFSSPDWKSPSGLGAANPRDSLLVIGNEIIETPMAWRSRYFETLAFKPLLKEYWAAGAGWVSAPRPQLHDELYVKDFVQPKQGELGRFVLTDHEPIFDAADVIKCGRDIFVGLSSTCNHAGVEWLRRYLRDRHGDTYRVHELLFDDQHPMHIDATFYPLAPGKLLIHPQRVVKVPEIFKSWDVFQAPEPHIPDEHPLYFSSKWMNLNMLMLDEKRVIATKGEERTLELLKKKGFEPIPIPFWNFNNFGGSFHCATLDIRRQGSLQSYF from the coding sequence ATGCGCCCCTCGCCCATCCGACCCGAGCCCACCCCCGCCCGCAGCCCCGTCAACATCCACAACGAGTGGGATCCGCTCGAGGAGATCATCGTCGGCTCCCTCGAAGGCATGGTCATCCCGCCGTGGGAGCCGGGCATGGCCGGGCCGATGTACGAGCCCCACTTCCCGCTCTTCAAGACCCAGGGCGGCAAGCCGTGGCCGGCCGAGCTCGCCCGAAAGGCGGAGCAGGAGCTCGAGGGGCTGGTGCGGGTCCTTGAGGCGGAGGGCGTCAAGGTCCGCCGCCCGGCCCCGGTGGACTGGTCGAAGGCCTTCTCCTCGCCGGACTGGAAGTCCCCGAGCGGCCTCGGCGCCGCCAACCCGCGTGACTCACTGCTGGTGATCGGCAACGAGATCATCGAGACGCCGATGGCCTGGCGCTCCCGCTACTTCGAGACCCTCGCCTTCAAGCCGCTGCTCAAGGAGTACTGGGCCGCTGGCGCTGGCTGGGTCTCCGCGCCCCGCCCGCAGCTCCACGACGAGCTGTACGTGAAGGACTTCGTCCAGCCCAAGCAGGGCGAGCTGGGCCGCTTCGTCCTCACCGACCACGAGCCCATCTTCGACGCCGCCGACGTCATCAAGTGCGGCCGCGACATCTTCGTGGGCCTCTCCAGCACCTGCAACCACGCCGGTGTGGAGTGGCTGCGCCGCTACCTGCGCGACCGCCACGGCGACACGTACCGGGTGCACGAACTGCTCTTCGACGATCAGCACCCGATGCACATCGACGCCACCTTCTACCCGCTCGCGCCCGGCAAGCTGCTCATCCACCCGCAGCGGGTGGTGAAGGTGCCGGAGATCTTCAAGAGCTGGGACGTCTTCCAGGCCCCGGAGCCGCACATCCCCGACGAGCACCCGCTCTACTTCAGCTCCAAGTGGATGAACCTGAACATGCTGATGCTCGATGAGAAGCGGGTCATCGCCACGAAGGGCGAGGAGCGCACCCTCGAGCTGTTGAAGAAGAAGGGCTTCGAGCCCATCCCCATCCCCTTCTGGAACTTCAACAACTTCGGTGGCTCGTTCCACTGCGCGACCCTGGACATCCGCCGCCAGGGCTCGCTGCAGAGCTACTTCTAG
- a CDS encoding Na+/H+ antiporter, whose translation MEVFELIIALLLAGAGLTALSHRIGTPYPAMVALAGAGLALVPGTPTLVLDPELALTLFVAPVLLDAAFDASPRDLRANWRTVAGLAIGAVALTIAVVAVVARLLVPGMPWAVAITLGAIVAPPDAAAATAVLKQLRPPHRLLVILEGESLFNDASALLIYRLAVGATLAGTLSPAGVLPMLLVVTVGSVVLGLVLSRVILPLTSRIHDVAIAVVFQFCGTFAVWMLAERLHLSGILTVVVFAMAAARRAADVIPARVRLPSYAVWEFAVFVLNVLAFILVGFQLKGILGRIDSRTLLEYVGIAGAVCVATILARIAWVSGAAAFSRWRCPPAPDGTAGPRDTVALSKHAAAVVGWCGMRGIVTLAAALALPTGGSEGPAFPYRDLVLFTAFSVVLGTLVVQGMTLRPLLNVLRLEDDGSVEREVRLARVETLRAALSATAGLPGEEMAELMRRRYEVLLRRAEAALAGDGHAPPGEAASDGHALNDGATLVRRVTSAERRRLLALRADGTIGDAAFQRVEQELDLEEMDLQQLAPGAGP comes from the coding sequence ATGGAGGTCTTCGAGCTCATCATTGCGTTGTTGCTCGCCGGGGCGGGCCTCACCGCGCTGTCCCACCGCATCGGGACGCCCTACCCTGCGATGGTGGCGCTCGCCGGCGCGGGCCTGGCGCTCGTTCCTGGCACGCCAACGCTCGTCCTGGATCCCGAGCTCGCGCTCACGCTCTTCGTCGCGCCGGTGCTGCTGGACGCCGCGTTCGATGCCTCCCCACGTGACCTCCGGGCGAACTGGCGGACCGTCGCCGGCCTCGCCATCGGCGCGGTCGCACTCACCATCGCCGTCGTCGCGGTGGTGGCCCGCCTGCTCGTGCCCGGCATGCCCTGGGCCGTCGCGATCACGCTCGGTGCGATCGTCGCGCCCCCTGACGCGGCGGCCGCGACCGCCGTCCTCAAGCAACTCCGTCCGCCGCACCGGCTCCTCGTGATCCTCGAGGGCGAGAGCCTCTTCAATGACGCGAGCGCGCTGCTGATCTACCGCCTCGCCGTCGGTGCAACGCTCGCGGGCACGCTGTCTCCAGCGGGCGTGCTCCCGATGCTGCTCGTCGTCACCGTGGGCAGCGTGGTGCTCGGGCTCGTGCTGTCGCGGGTGATCCTCCCACTGACCTCGCGGATACATGACGTCGCCATCGCGGTCGTCTTCCAGTTCTGCGGGACGTTCGCGGTCTGGATGCTCGCGGAGCGGCTCCATCTCTCCGGCATCCTCACCGTGGTCGTCTTCGCGATGGCAGCCGCCCGCCGCGCCGCGGATGTGATTCCGGCACGCGTCCGGCTCCCGTCGTACGCGGTCTGGGAGTTCGCTGTCTTCGTGTTGAACGTGCTCGCCTTCATCCTCGTCGGGTTCCAGCTGAAGGGCATCCTCGGCCGGATCGATTCGCGCACGCTCCTCGAGTACGTCGGCATCGCGGGCGCGGTGTGCGTCGCGACGATCCTCGCGCGGATCGCCTGGGTGTCGGGCGCCGCGGCCTTCAGCCGCTGGCGGTGCCCTCCAGCGCCGGACGGCACGGCGGGGCCTCGCGACACGGTGGCCCTGTCGAAGCACGCCGCGGCGGTCGTCGGGTGGTGCGGCATGCGAGGCATCGTGACCCTGGCCGCGGCGCTCGCGCTTCCGACCGGTGGGTCCGAGGGGCCCGCGTTCCCCTACCGCGACCTGGTCCTGTTCACCGCGTTCTCCGTCGTGCTCGGGACACTCGTCGTCCAGGGCATGACGCTGCGCCCACTCCTCAACGTGCTCAGGCTCGAGGACGACGGCTCGGTGGAGCGAGAGGTGCGGCTCGCCCGTGTCGAGACGTTGCGCGCCGCGCTCTCGGCCACGGCCGGGCTGCCCGGCGAGGAGATGGCGGAGCTGATGCGCCGCCGCTACGAGGTCTTGCTCCGGCGCGCCGAAGCGGCACTGGCCGGCGACGGCCACGCGCCTCCCGGGGAGGCCGCGAGTGACGGCCACGCGCTCAACGACGGCGCAACCCTCGTGCGCAGGGTCACCTCGGCCGAGCGGCGGCGGCTCCTCGCGCTGCGGGCGGACGGCACCATCGGCGATGCGGCCTTCCAGCGAGTCGAGCAGGAGCTGGACCTGGAGGAGATGGACCTGCAGCAGCTCGCCCCTGGCGCCGGTCCCTAG
- a CDS encoding CCA tRNA nucleotidyltransferase, translating into MTTPAPLLEADVPRPVLDVIARLHELGHAVFLVGGCVRDTLRGVHPKDFDVATSALPEEVQRAFRKVIPTGIQHGTVTVVQGGTHVEVTTFRSEGDYHDGRRPSAVTFEQDIVKDLSRRDFTINAMAWNPLTHELADPFGGQADLKARVVRCVGSAIERFSEDGLRPMRAVRFAAVLDFTLDPGTQAAIPETLPVFRKVAHERVREEFVKLLLSKREAFGLELLATTGLLDVFLPELARADAEAARLARTAAAAEPVDVEIRLAALLADLVSPQQAEEIGVRLKFPTKTIERVRLLISHAALERHVGDPDPALRRLLARVGLANVEALTSVARARIQSRDPARLPEMDALFGRLRAIAASKPPLSGKDLALNGGAIMATLGVGPSPIVGEATRFLLERVLDEPSLNEAEKLKELLLSWQRERGS; encoded by the coding sequence ATGACGACGCCTGCCCCTCTCCTCGAAGCCGACGTCCCGCGCCCCGTCCTGGACGTCATCGCCCGTCTCCACGAGCTGGGCCACGCCGTGTTCCTCGTGGGCGGCTGTGTCCGTGACACGCTCCGGGGCGTTCACCCCAAGGACTTCGACGTGGCCACCAGCGCGCTCCCCGAGGAGGTCCAGCGCGCCTTCCGCAAGGTCATCCCCACCGGCATCCAGCACGGCACCGTCACCGTCGTCCAGGGTGGCACCCACGTCGAGGTCACCACCTTCCGCAGCGAGGGCGACTACCACGACGGCCGCCGCCCCTCCGCCGTCACCTTCGAGCAGGACATCGTCAAGGACCTCTCGCGCCGCGACTTCACCATCAACGCCATGGCGTGGAATCCCCTCACGCATGAGCTCGCCGATCCCTTCGGTGGCCAGGCGGACCTGAAGGCCCGCGTCGTGCGCTGCGTGGGCTCGGCCATCGAGCGCTTCTCCGAGGACGGTCTGCGCCCCATGCGCGCCGTGCGCTTCGCCGCGGTGCTCGACTTCACGCTCGACCCCGGCACCCAGGCCGCCATCCCCGAAACGCTCCCCGTCTTCCGCAAGGTCGCCCACGAGCGCGTCCGCGAGGAGTTCGTCAAGCTGCTCCTCTCCAAGCGCGAGGCCTTCGGGCTCGAGCTGCTCGCCACCACCGGGCTGCTCGACGTGTTCCTGCCCGAGCTCGCTCGCGCCGATGCCGAGGCCGCCCGGCTGGCCCGCACCGCCGCCGCCGCCGAGCCCGTGGATGTGGAGATCCGTCTCGCGGCCCTGCTCGCCGACCTCGTCAGCCCTCAACAGGCCGAGGAGATCGGCGTCCGGCTCAAGTTCCCCACCAAGACCATCGAGCGCGTCCGGCTGCTCATCTCCCACGCCGCGCTCGAGCGGCATGTCGGAGACCCGGATCCCGCGCTCCGCCGGCTCCTGGCCAGGGTGGGGCTCGCGAATGTCGAGGCGCTGACCTCGGTGGCTCGGGCCCGGATCCAGTCGCGGGACCCGGCCCGGCTGCCCGAGATGGATGCCCTCTTCGGGCGGCTGCGTGCGATTGCCGCTTCGAAGCCTCCGCTGTCGGGGAAGGATCTCGCGCTCAATGGGGGCGCCATCATGGCCACCCTGGGCGTGGGGCCTTCTCCCATTGTCGGCGAGGCCACCCGGTTTCTTCTCGAGCGGGTGCTCGATGAGCCCTCGCTCAACGAGGCGGAGAAGCTGAAGGAGCTGTTGCTGAGCTGGCAGCGGGAGCGGGGTTCCTGA
- the mnmA gene encoding tRNA 2-thiouridine(34) synthase MnmA: MRVVVAMSGGVDSSAAAALLKEQGHEVIGITLRVWSYEGKAQCGSCCSPDDIDDARAVAQTLGIPFYVANAEELFKDRVVSPFVQSYLGGKTPIPCVACNRDVKFNFLLKRARALGARLATGHYARVEQQDGRFLLRRAVDAAKDQSYFLFTLGQQELTDVLFPVGGMTKSEVRAVAERHALPTSHKPESMEICFVPDGDYAGFVEKVAGPQQGGEIVDTEGQVLGTHAGVHRFTVGQRRGLNLGGGEARYVQRIEPESRRVVVGPADETARDSFGLLQPHWVDGPPPPEKSVLVRIRHRHPGAPGRVRVSAHGLVSIHLDSPARAVTPGQAAVVYDGEHVLGGGWIV; this comes from the coding sequence ATGCGAGTCGTCGTTGCCATGAGTGGTGGGGTGGACTCCTCCGCCGCCGCCGCCCTGCTCAAGGAGCAGGGTCACGAGGTCATCGGTATCACCCTCCGGGTCTGGTCCTATGAGGGCAAGGCCCAGTGCGGCAGTTGCTGCAGCCCCGATGACATCGACGATGCCCGCGCCGTCGCCCAGACGCTCGGCATCCCCTTCTACGTCGCCAACGCCGAGGAGCTCTTCAAGGACCGGGTCGTCAGCCCCTTCGTCCAGTCCTACCTCGGGGGCAAGACGCCCATCCCCTGCGTCGCCTGCAACCGCGACGTGAAGTTCAACTTCCTCCTCAAGCGCGCCCGCGCCCTCGGCGCCCGGCTCGCCACCGGCCACTACGCCCGCGTCGAGCAGCAGGACGGCAGGTTCCTCCTCCGCCGCGCTGTCGATGCCGCCAAGGATCAGAGCTACTTCCTCTTCACGCTCGGCCAGCAGGAGCTCACCGACGTCCTCTTCCCCGTCGGTGGCATGACCAAGTCCGAGGTCCGCGCCGTCGCCGAGCGCCATGCCCTCCCCACCAGCCACAAGCCCGAGAGCATGGAGATCTGCTTCGTGCCCGATGGGGACTACGCTGGCTTCGTCGAGAAGGTCGCTGGCCCCCAGCAGGGCGGGGAGATCGTCGATACCGAGGGCCAGGTGCTCGGCACTCACGCGGGCGTGCACCGCTTCACCGTGGGTCAGCGCCGCGGCCTGAACCTCGGGGGCGGCGAGGCCCGCTACGTCCAGCGCATCGAGCCCGAGTCCCGCCGCGTCGTCGTGGGCCCCGCGGACGAGACCGCGCGCGACTCCTTCGGTCTGCTCCAGCCCCACTGGGTGGATGGGCCGCCGCCTCCCGAGAAGTCCGTGCTGGTCCGCATCCGCCACCGCCACCCTGGCGCTCCCGGCCGCGTGCGGGTCTCCGCGCATGGGCTCGTGTCCATCCACCTCGACTCCCCGGCCCGCGCCGTGACGCCCGGCCAGGCTGCCGTCGTGTATGACGGGGAGCACGTACTCGGCGGTGGGTGGATTGTTTGA
- a CDS encoding SPOR domain-containing protein: protein MRDAHRMKEKFDVSLDNRQIVSLLIAGIIVMGAVFVLGVVVGKKLAGNAQTAAAPDLLSALDANAQALQQARETEQPLTFQDELTRKSGSDASKPGTVTVAIPPPAPKPKPAEPKPEPTAADTQVAEAPAGEPTASPTDDDYAPPATAKATEPKPEPKPVETKVAESKPAPVPGKVEAAPVPTRTTTPAQGSGLKDAIARATQRPTEAAPGGAFTLQISAFQNRPEAERFAAKLRDRGYAPYIVTAEVPNKGTWYRVRMGSFPSKDAASRYLSDFKRETQLQAFVAAN, encoded by the coding sequence ATGCGCGATGCCCACCGGATGAAAGAGAAGTTCGATGTTTCGCTCGACAACCGGCAGATCGTCAGCCTGTTGATCGCGGGGATCATCGTGATGGGCGCGGTGTTCGTGCTCGGCGTCGTGGTCGGCAAGAAGCTCGCCGGCAATGCCCAGACCGCCGCCGCGCCGGATCTCCTCTCCGCGCTCGACGCCAACGCCCAGGCCCTCCAGCAGGCCCGCGAGACCGAGCAGCCGCTCACCTTCCAGGACGAGCTCACCCGCAAGAGTGGCTCCGACGCCTCCAAGCCCGGCACCGTCACGGTCGCCATCCCTCCGCCGGCTCCCAAGCCCAAGCCCGCCGAGCCGAAGCCGGAGCCCACGGCCGCCGACACCCAGGTGGCCGAGGCCCCCGCGGGCGAGCCCACCGCGTCGCCCACGGATGACGACTACGCGCCCCCCGCCACGGCCAAGGCCACCGAGCCCAAGCCGGAGCCCAAGCCCGTCGAGACCAAGGTGGCCGAGAGCAAGCCCGCTCCCGTGCCGGGCAAGGTGGAGGCCGCTCCCGTGCCTACCCGCACCACGACTCCGGCCCAGGGCAGTGGTCTGAAGGACGCCATCGCCCGTGCCACCCAGCGTCCCACCGAGGCGGCTCCCGGCGGCGCCTTCACCCTGCAGATCTCCGCCTTCCAGAACCGTCCGGAGGCCGAGCGTTTCGCGGCGAAGCTCCGGGACCGTGGCTACGCCCCGTACATCGTCACCGCCGAGGTCCCCAACAAGGGCACCTGGTACCGCGTCCGCATGGGCAGCTTCCCCTCGAAGGACGCCGCGTCGCGCTATCTGTCGGACTTCAAGCGCGAGACCCAGCTCCAGGCCTTCGTGGCCGCGAACTAG